One Mycolicibacterium sp. TUM20985 genomic window, ACAACGAGGCCCTGGACGCGCTGGCAGCCGACGCGTTGGCCGCGGCCGTTGGCGGCGACGGCCTCGGCGTCACGGCGCTCGCCGTACTGCCGCCGCCGATCCGGCGGCGGGCCATCCGCCGGTGGCTGCTCGACGGCGGCGCCAGCGGCCTCACCGACGGCCAGATCCGCGACGTGGACCGACTGGTCGTGGACTGGCGCGGTAGGGGAGGTGTCGCGGTAGGTTCGTCGCTGCGCAACCAGAGGCTGGTCGCCTGCCGTCACGACGACATGCTGGTGCTTCGCGTCGAACCCGTATAGCGCCGTGTCGATCGGGCCACGTGTTGGTCGTCGGCGCACTGACATGGCACGCTATTGCCGTGCCCGAGCCATCTGCCGCGGACCCTTATCCCGGCGACATCGAGTCGGTGCTCCTGTCCGAGGCGGAGGTGAAGGCGCGCGTCGCCGAACTTGGTGCCGAAGTGGGTGCGAAGTACCGCGAATCGATCGGTCCGGACGGCCAAGACCTGCTGCTGGTGACCGTCCTCAAGGGCGCGGTCATGTTCGTCACGGACCTCGCGCGGGCGATTCCACTTCCGACGCAGCTGGAGTTCATGGCGGTCAGTTCGTACGGCTCGTCGACATCGTCGTCTGGCGTGGTTCGCATCCTCAAGGATCTGGACCGCGACATCCACGATCGCGACGTGCTCATCGTCGAGGACATCGTCGACTCCGGGCTCACGCTGTCCTGGCTGCTGCGCAATCTCGCGACCAGGCATCCGCGGTCGCTGCGGGTGTGCACGTTGCTGCGCAAGCTCGATGCCGTGCGCACCGACGTGCCGATCGAGTACGTCGGCTTCGACATTCCCAACGAATTCGTCGTGGGTTACGGGCTCGACTACGCGGAGCGCTACCGCGATCTGCCCTACATCGGCACACTGCACCCGAAGGTGTACGAGAACCGCTGAGGGACGCCGACCCGGCGGGCACAATGCAGGCATGGTCACCTCCAGAACCGCGTTGAGAATCTGCCCGCTCTGCGAGGCCACGTGCGGATTGACCCTGACCATCGACGACGCGGCCGGGACGGTCACCGGTGCGCGCGGCGATCGCGACGACGTCTTCAGCGCGGGCTACATCTGCCCCAAGGGCGCGAGTTTCCCGCAGCTCGACGGCGACCCGGACCGGCTGACCCGGCCGCTCGTCCGCCGGGACGGTGAACTGGTCGAGACCACCTGGGACGAGGCGTTCGCCGCGGTGGCGACGGGGCTGGGCGCCGTGCTGGCCGAGCACGGTGGACCGTCGGTCGCCCTGTACGCCGGCAACCCGAACGCCCACACCATCGCCGGAGCGCTGTACGTGCCGTTGATCATCCGCGGTCTCGGCACCCGCCAGGTCTACTCGGCGAGCACCCTCGACCAGATGCCGAAGCACGTCGCGCTCGGGCTGATGTTCGGCAATCCGATGGCCTTCACGGTGCCCGACCTCGACCGCGCCGAGCACCTCGTCGTCATCGGCGCGAATCCACTGGTGTCCAACGGCAGCCTGGCGACCGCGGCCGACTTCGGCGGCAAGCTCAAGGCCATGCGCAAGCGTGGTGGCCGGTTGACGGTCATCGATCCGGCGCGCACCCGTACCGCCGAACTGGCGGATCGTCACATCGCGCCCCGGCCGGGTACGGATGCCGCGCTGCTGTTCGCCATCGTGCACACGCTCTTCGACGAAGCCCTCGTCGACCTCGGCGACTTGGCCGACCTCGTCGAGGGAGTCGACCAAGTCGATTCCCTGGCAAGGGAATTCGCCCCCGAGCACGTCGCCGATCACTGCGGTGTCGCCGCCGAGGAGATCCGCACCGTCGCGAGGGAGATCGCGGCGGCGCCGTCGGCAGCCGTCTACGGCCGGATGGGCACGTCCACCGTCGAGTTCGGCACCCTCGGGACCTGGCTGGTCGACGTCATCAACGTGCTGACCGGCAACCTGGACCGCGCCGGCGGGGCGATGTTCCCGCAGTCGCCGGTCGGTGCGGCGGCCAGACCCCCGCGGCCCGGTCGCGGATTCGCCACCGGACGCTGGCACAGCCGCGTCTCCGGCTACCCCGAGGTGCTGTCCGAGATGCCGGCCGCAGCGCTGGCGGAGGAGATCGAGACACCGGGTCCGGGTCAGGTGAAGGCGATGATCAGCATCGCCGGCAACCCGGTGTTGTCCGCGCCCGACGGCGACCGGTTGAGCCGCGCCCTGGCTGGCGTGGACTTCATGCTCAGCGTCGATCCGTACCTCAACGAGACGACGTGTCACGCCGACGTGATCCTCCCGCCACCACCGCCGTCGCGGAGCGCGCACTATGACGTCGCGCTCGCCGGTGCGTCGGTACGCAACAACGCGCGGTACTCGCCGCCGGCCCTCCCGCTGGCCGAGGGCCAGCCCGACGAGCCCGAGATCCTGTCCCGCCTGGCGCTGATCCTGGCCGGCCTGGGGCCCGATGCCGACCCGGCGCTGGTGGACGAGCAGGTGATCGCCGCGACGCTGAGCAAGGAGACCAACGATCCGGACTCGCCGGTGGCCGGACGTTCGGTCGACGAGATGACCGCGATGCTCACTCCCGGGCGTGGGTACGAGCGCCGCCTCGACATGATGTTGCGGCTGGGCCCCTTCGGGGACGCGTTCGGAGCGAACGCCGACGGTCTCACGCTGCAACGCCTGAAGTCCGCACCGCACGGCATCGACTGCGGAGCGCTCCGCCCGCGGCTGACCGAGGTGCTGCGCACCCCGTCGGGCAAGGTGGAACTCGCGCCGGTCGCGGTCGTCGACGACGTCGCGCGGCTGCGCGCCTCCCTGGATCGCGGGTCCGACGGCTTCGTGTTGATCGGCCGCCGTCACCTGCGGTCCAACAACAGCTGGATGCACAACGTGCCGTCACTCGCCGGCGGCACGAATCGCTGCTCGCTACGGATTCATCCCGACGATGCCATCGAGCTGGGGATCGTCGACACGGCCCGCGTCAAGGGCCCCGGCGGTGAGTTCGAGGTCCCGGTCGAGATCACCGACGGTATTCGGCGCGGGGTGGTCTCGCTGCCGCACGGCTGGGGTCATGACCGCAGCGGTACCGGCCAATCGGTGGCAGCCGAGCATCCCGGGGTCAACGTCAATCAGCTCAACGACGGCCAGACGCTCGACCCGTTGTCGGGAACGGCGGTGCTCAACGGCATCCCGGTGCAGATCGCTCCGGTGGGTTGACTCAGCCGAGTTCCCACACGACCGTCACGGAGAACCCGACGGTCTGCTGTCCCGGTGACAGCGGCACGGCCTCGGCCGCCACGTCGAAGCGGACCGGCGACGGCATCGGCGGAGGGGCGCCACTTCCGGTCTCGGAGATGGACAGCACCTTGCCGAGGTCGAGGCCGGACAGGTCCGCGTACTGCTGAGCGCGGTTCTTCGCGTCCTCGAAGGCGCCGCTGCGAGCATCCTTGACCAGCTGCGAATCGTCCTCGATGGAGTAGGTCACCGAGTTGATCCTGGTGTTGTCCCCGCCCGTGGTGGTGATCGCGCCGAGGACCTGCGGCCCGTTCTCGATCTTGCGGACCTTCACGTCGATCGAGTTACTCGACTGGTAGCCGACGATCGTGGTGTTGTCCGAGCCGCCGTATTGCGGCTGCAGCGTGACCGTCGTCGTGCTGATGTCCTTGCGGTCGACGCCCTGGCCGACCAGCGCGTCGATCACGGCGTTCGCGCGGCCGCTGGTCTGGTTGGAGGCACCGATGGCGTCGGGTGCCGTCGCGGCGATCGAGAGGCTGACGGTCAGCGTGTCCGGGGTGCCGTCCACCTTGCTCTCACCGACGACGGTGACCTGGCGGGGGGCGGCCGTGCCGGGCACTGCCGCCGGCGCCGAGGTGGCGTCACAACCCACGATGCCGACGACGGCGAGGGCCGCTCCGGCGATCGCGAACAACCTGGTCAACGTTCTCGAAGGCTTCGGCGGCTTCGGCATGACCCGCACCCTACCGTCGGGCACCGTCGGGATCGGCGAGAAACTCGAGCAGCGCGGCGTTGACCTCGGCGGGCCTCTCCTGCTGTAACCAGTGGCCGGCGCCGTCGATCAGTACCTCCCGGTACGGTCCGGACACGACATCGAGGACGCGATCGCGAGGGGTCATCGCCAGGGCTGGGTCCGCGGTGCCGCCGACGAAGAGCGTCGGGACGGCGATCGTCGCCGAGGGCGTGGTTGCGGTCAGCTCCCAGTTTCGGTCGAAGTTGCGGTACCAGTTCAGCGGTCCGGTGAATCCCGTCCTGGTGAATTCGGCGACGTAGTGGTCCACCTCGTCGGGGGTGATCCACCCGGGGAGACCGTCGGGTTCGGGCAACCGCTCGATGAAGCCCGCGGGGCCGGGTGTCGCCATCTCTACGAAGACGTTGGTGTGGTCGGTCGACCGGATGCCGCCCATCAGTCTGCGCATGGTGCGGGCGGGGTCGTCGGCCAGCTCGGCGTCGGCGGGGCCTGGCTCTTGGAAGTAGAGGATGTAGAAGAAGTCGTCGCCAAAGGCCTTGCGCCACGCTTCCGTTGGCGGGCCGAGCGGCCGGGGCGTCGGCGGGACGCTCAGGGTGGCGCACGCCGAGATCCGGTCCGGGTGCAGCAGAGGGAAGTTCGTCGCCACGACGGAACCCCAGTCGTGCCCCACGATCACCGCCGTCTCGGCGCCGACGTCGTCCAGCAGGCCCGCGATGTCGCCCGTCAGCGCCACGATGTCGTAGTCCTCGACGGCGCGCGGCACCGACGAGCCGCCGTAGCCGCGCTGATCGGGGGCCAGCACGTGATACCCCGCGGCGGCCAGCACCGGGATCTGATGCCGCCACGAGAAGGCGAGTTCGGGAAAGCCGTGGGCCAGGACGACCAGCGGCGCGCCACGGTCACCCGCCTCCGTCACCCGCAACGTCACGCCGTTGGTGTCGATGAACCGTTCGGTCGATGTGGGCACGTCTCCAGCCAAGCACAGCCGCCGGGAACCTTCCGTCGTTGTTCTAGCGGTAGCCTGAACCCACCAACCTGCGCTCATCGGAAGGACGTGGCCGACTGGAGTCTCCTCCGAGTCTCGCCGGCCAAACAGACAACGAATGAAACGTAAGAACGTCATCCGCACCCTCACCGCGATAGCGGTCGTGCTGCTCCTCGGTTGGGTCTTCTTCTTCTTCAGCGACGACACCCGTGGGTACAGCCCCGTGGACACGTCGGTGGCGATGAGTCAGATCAACGGCGACAACGTCAACGCCGCGCAGATCGACGACCGCGAACAGCAGGTCCGGCTGGACCTCAAGAACGGCAACGGC contains:
- the hpt gene encoding hypoxanthine phosphoribosyltransferase, yielding MLVVGALTWHAIAVPEPSAADPYPGDIESVLLSEAEVKARVAELGAEVGAKYRESIGPDGQDLLLVTVLKGAVMFVTDLARAIPLPTQLEFMAVSSYGSSTSSSGVVRILKDLDRDIHDRDVLIVEDIVDSGLTLSWLLRNLATRHPRSLRVCTLLRKLDAVRTDVPIEYVGFDIPNEFVVGYGLDYAERYRDLPYIGTLHPKVYENR
- a CDS encoding alpha/beta fold hydrolase, whose product is MPTSTERFIDTNGVTLRVTEAGDRGAPLVVLAHGFPELAFSWRHQIPVLAAAGYHVLAPDQRGYGGSSVPRAVEDYDIVALTGDIAGLLDDVGAETAVIVGHDWGSVVATNFPLLHPDRISACATLSVPPTPRPLGPPTEAWRKAFGDDFFYILYFQEPGPADAELADDPARTMRRLMGGIRSTDHTNVFVEMATPGPAGFIERLPEPDGLPGWITPDEVDHYVAEFTRTGFTGPLNWYRNFDRNWELTATTPSATIAVPTLFVGGTADPALAMTPRDRVLDVVSGPYREVLIDGAGHWLQQERPAEVNAALLEFLADPDGARR
- a CDS encoding molybdopterin-dependent oxidoreductase, giving the protein MVTSRTALRICPLCEATCGLTLTIDDAAGTVTGARGDRDDVFSAGYICPKGASFPQLDGDPDRLTRPLVRRDGELVETTWDEAFAAVATGLGAVLAEHGGPSVALYAGNPNAHTIAGALYVPLIIRGLGTRQVYSASTLDQMPKHVALGLMFGNPMAFTVPDLDRAEHLVVIGANPLVSNGSLATAADFGGKLKAMRKRGGRLTVIDPARTRTAELADRHIAPRPGTDAALLFAIVHTLFDEALVDLGDLADLVEGVDQVDSLAREFAPEHVADHCGVAAEEIRTVAREIAAAPSAAVYGRMGTSTVEFGTLGTWLVDVINVLTGNLDRAGGAMFPQSPVGAAARPPRPGRGFATGRWHSRVSGYPEVLSEMPAAALAEEIETPGPGQVKAMISIAGNPVLSAPDGDRLSRALAGVDFMLSVDPYLNETTCHADVILPPPPPSRSAHYDVALAGASVRNNARYSPPALPLAEGQPDEPEILSRLALILAGLGPDADPALVDEQVIAATLSKETNDPDSPVAGRSVDEMTAMLTPGRGYERRLDMMLRLGPFGDAFGANADGLTLQRLKSAPHGIDCGALRPRLTEVLRTPSGKVELAPVAVVDDVARLRASLDRGSDGFVLIGRRHLRSNNSWMHNVPSLAGGTNRCSLRIHPDDAIELGIVDTARVKGPGGEFEVPVEITDGIRRGVVSLPHGWGHDRSGTGQSVAAEHPGVNVNQLNDGQTLDPLSGTAVLNGIPVQIAPVG
- a CDS encoding SIMPL domain-containing protein — protein: MPKPPKPSRTLTRLFAIAGAALAVVGIVGCDATSAPAAVPGTAAPRQVTVVGESKVDGTPDTLTVSLSIAATAPDAIGASNQTSGRANAVIDALVGQGVDRKDISTTTVTLQPQYGGSDNTTIVGYQSSNSIDVKVRKIENGPQVLGAITTTGGDNTRINSVTYSIEDDSQLVKDARSGAFEDAKNRAQQYADLSGLDLGKVLSISETGSGAPPPMPSPVRFDVAAEAVPLSPGQQTVGFSVTVVWELG